A region of Syngnathoides biaculeatus isolate LvHL_M chromosome 20, ASM1980259v1, whole genome shotgun sequence DNA encodes the following proteins:
- the ada2b gene encoding adenosine deaminase 2-A isoform X1, translating to MWCETVQCDNKIREWRWSVHTQHTLSVIPGWLVNHMLFVRQNASIISFGPVVLTCSARTGRRRRRGRFLSQQRPPVAPKGMVASLAQAAVTLLWLAAATGMPDLSRRDLLMRQEASRRTGGGLALTPAERRLDGELRRMKEREMAAEPFPPAVHFFKARRLIRDSPVFKLLQAMPKGGALHVHSSSLVSAEWLVKNATYRPHCYVCYTWDNSARFVFSRRRPYPRWDCFYWQLVGDLRAKAGDAAAFDGSLMKHLTLVTEDPDGEYPDQDAVWNKFERAFVAAAGLVNHAPVLRDYFLQGLHDLHRDNVMYLELRSGLSRVGVGAGAPNIPRGEREPDPRPVLSCVSVQTYELDGTVHDKIWTLRTFRDVTGKFVAEHPDFLGARLIVAVHRASGVSEVKAAIKEAAELRRDFPDVVAGFDLVPVRVVRGQSDTPAAGSRRLVSQVGREDDGRPLWYFRDALSLPARMGVALPYFFHAGETDTEGTEADQNLLDALLFNSSRIGHGYALARHPLAKEMSRVRRVAVEVCPISNQVLKLVSDLRNHPAAALMAEGHPLVIGSDDPSMFGTAGLSYDFYQAFVGIGGLKADVGTLKELALNSIRYSSLPATLKDAAQADWQRKWDAFVSAHSRDPAEPFDSHSTKKNDAFHAAL from the exons ATGTGGTGTGAAACTGTACAATGCGATAATAAAATACGTGAATGGCGGTGGTcagtacacacacaacacacactgtCAGTCATTCCAGGCTGGTTAGTTAATCACATGCTATTTGTCAGACAAAATGCCTCAATTATCTCGTTTGGACCAGTTGTGCTGACTTGTTCGGCTCGGACCGGGCGCAGACGGCGACGTGGACGTTTCTT AAGTCAACAGCGCCCCCCAGTGGCACCTAAGGGCATGGTTGCCTCCCTCGCCCAGGCGGCGGTGACCCTCCTGTGGttggcggcggcgacggggatGCCCGACCTGAGCCGGCGGGACCTGCTGATGCGCCAGGAGGCGTCGCGGCGGACGGGCGGCGGCCTGGCGCTCACGCCGGCCGAGCGGCGCCTGGACGGCGAGCTCCGCCGGATGAAGGAGCGCGAGATGGCGGCCGAGCCCTTCCCGCCCGCCGTCCACTTCTTCAAGGCCAGGCGGCTGATCCGCGACAGTCCCGTCTTCAAGCTGCTGCAGGCCATGCCCAAAG GCGGCGCCCTGCACGTCCACAGCTCGTCGCTGGTGAGCGCCGAGTGGCTGGTGAAGAACGCCACGTACCGGCCGCACTGCTACGTCTGCTACACGTGGGACAACTCGGCCCGATTCGTCTTCTCCCGCCGCCGGCCGTACCCGCGCTGGGACTGCTTCTACTGGCAGCTCGTCGGCGACCTCCGGGCGAAGGCGGGCGACGCGGCCGCCTTCGACGGCAG CTTGATGAAGCATCTCACGCTGGTCACCGAAGACCCGGACGGCGAGTACCCGGACCAGGACGCCGTTTGGAACAAGTTCGAGAGAGCCTtcgtcgccgccgccgggcTGGTCAACCACGCCCCCGTCCTGAGGGATTACTTCCTGCAGGGCCTGCACGACCTCCACCGAGACAACGTCATGTATCTGGAGCTGCGCAGCGGCCTGTCCAGGGTCGGTGTCGGCGCCGGCGCCCCAAATATTCCGAGAGGTGAGCGCGAGCCGGACCCGCGTCCCGTTTTGTCGTGTGTGTCGGTCCAGACGTACGAGCTGGACGGAACCGTCCACGACAAGATCTGGACGCTGAGGACTTTCCGGGACGTCACCGGGAAGTTTGTGGCCGAGCATCCGGACTTCCTGGGCGCTCGCCTCATCGTAGCCGTGCACAG GGCGTCGGGCGTGTCCGAGGTGAAGGCGGCCATCAAGGAGGCGGCCGAGCTGCGGCGGGACTTCCCCGACGTGGTGGCGGGATTCGACCTGGTACCCGTTCGCGTCGTACGCGGTCAGAGCGACACGCCCGCAGCGGGTAGCCGACGTCTTGTCTCGCAGGTGGGAAGGGAGGACGACGGACGGCCGCTTTGGTACTTCCGGGACGCCCTGTCGCTCCCGGCCCGGATGGGCGTCGCCCTGCCGTACTTCTTCCACGCGGGAGAAACGG ACACGGAGGGGACGGAGGCGGATCAGAACCTCCTGGACGCCCTGCTGTTCAACAGCAGCCGCATCGGGCACGGCTACGCCCTGGCGCGCCACCCGCTGGCCAAGGAGATGTCCCGGGTGAGGCGGGTGGCGGTGGAGGTGTGCCCCATCTCGAACCAG GTGCTGAAGCTGGTCTCCGACCTGCGCAACCACCCCGCGGCGGCGCTGATGGCGGAGGGCCACCCGCTGGTGATCGGCTCGGACGACCCGTCCATGTTCGGCACGGCGGGCCTGTCCTACGACTTCTACCAGGCCTTCGTGGGCATCGGCGGGCTGAAGGCCGACGTGGGCACGCTGAAGGAGCTGGCGCTCAACTCCATCAG GTACAGCTCGCTGCCGGCGACGCTCAAGGACGCGGCGCAGGCCGACTGGCAGCGGAAGTGGGACGCTTTCGTTTCGGCTCACTCTCGAGACCCGGCGGAACCTTTTGACAGTCATTCGACGAAGAAAAATGACGCTTTTCATGCAGCTTTATGA
- the ada2b gene encoding collagen alpha-2(I) chain isoform X9: MWCETVQCDNKIREWRWSVHTQHTLSVIPGWLVNHMLFVRQNASIISFGPVVLTCSARTGRRRRRGRFLSQQRPPVAPKGMVASLAQAAVTLLWLAAATGMPDLSRRDLLMRQEASRRTGGGLALTPAERRLDGELRRMKEREMAAEPFPPAVHFFKARRLIRDSPVFKLLQAMPKGGALHVHSSSLVSAEWLVKNATYRPHCYVCYTWDNSARFVFSRRRPYPRWDCFYWQLVGDLRAKAGDAAAFDGRPGRRVPGPGRRLEQVRESLRRRRRAGQPRPRPEGLLPAGPARPPPRQRHVSGAAQRPVQDVRAGRNRPRQDLDAEDFPGRHREVCGRASGLPGRSPHRSRAQGVGRVRGEGGHQGGGRAAAGLPRRGGGIRPGGKGGRRTAALVLPGRPVAPGPDGRRPAVLLPRGRNGHGGDGGGSEPPGRPAVQQQPHRARLRPGAPPAGQGDVPGAEAGLRPAQPPRGGADGGGPPAGDRLGRPVHVRHGGPVLRLLPGLRGHRRAEGRRGHAEGAGAQLHQVQLAAGDAQGRGAGRLAAEVGRFRFGSLSRPGGTF, encoded by the exons ATGTGGTGTGAAACTGTACAATGCGATAATAAAATACGTGAATGGCGGTGGTcagtacacacacaacacacactgtCAGTCATTCCAGGCTGGTTAGTTAATCACATGCTATTTGTCAGACAAAATGCCTCAATTATCTCGTTTGGACCAGTTGTGCTGACTTGTTCGGCTCGGACCGGGCGCAGACGGCGACGTGGACGTTTCTT AAGTCAACAGCGCCCCCCAGTGGCACCTAAGGGCATGGTTGCCTCCCTCGCCCAGGCGGCGGTGACCCTCCTGTGGttggcggcggcgacggggatGCCCGACCTGAGCCGGCGGGACCTGCTGATGCGCCAGGAGGCGTCGCGGCGGACGGGCGGCGGCCTGGCGCTCACGCCGGCCGAGCGGCGCCTGGACGGCGAGCTCCGCCGGATGAAGGAGCGCGAGATGGCGGCCGAGCCCTTCCCGCCCGCCGTCCACTTCTTCAAGGCCAGGCGGCTGATCCGCGACAGTCCCGTCTTCAAGCTGCTGCAGGCCATGCCCAAAG GCGGCGCCCTGCACGTCCACAGCTCGTCGCTGGTGAGCGCCGAGTGGCTGGTGAAGAACGCCACGTACCGGCCGCACTGCTACGTCTGCTACACGTGGGACAACTCGGCCCGATTCGTCTTCTCCCGCCGCCGGCCGTACCCGCGCTGGGACTGCTTCTACTGGCAGCTCGTCGGCGACCTCCGGGCGAAGGCGGGCGACGCGGCCGCCTTCGACGGCAG ACCCGGACGGCGAGTACCCGGACCAGGACGCCGTTTGGAACAAGTTCGAGAGAGCCTtcgtcgccgccgccgggcTGGTCAACCACGCCCCCGTCCTGAGGGATTACTTCCTGCAGGGCCTGCACGACCTCCACCGAGACAACGTCATGTATCTGGAGCTGCGCAGCGGCCTGTCCAGG ACGTACGAGCTGGACGGAACCGTCCACGACAAGATCTGGACGCTGAGGACTTTCCGGGACGTCACCGGGAAGTTTGTGGCCGAGCATCCGGACTTCCTGGGCGCTCGCCTCATCGTAGCCGTGCACAG GGCGTCGGGCGTGTCCGAGGTGAAGGCGGCCATCAAGGAGGCGGCCGAGCTGCGGCGGGACTTCCCCGACGTGGTGGCGGGATTCGACCTG GTGGGAAGGGAGGACGACGGACGGCCGCTTTGGTACTTCCGGGACGCCCTGTCGCTCCCGGCCCGGATGGGCGTCGCCCTGCCGTACTTCTTCCACGCGGGAGAAACGG ACACGGAGGGGACGGAGGCGGATCAGAACCTCCTGGACGCCCTGCTGTTCAACAGCAGCCGCATCGGGCACGGCTACGCCCTGGCGCGCCACCCGCTGGCCAAGGAGATGTCCCGG GTGCTGAAGCTGGTCTCCGACCTGCGCAACCACCCCGCGGCGGCGCTGATGGCGGAGGGCCACCCGCTGGTGATCGGCTCGGACGACCCGTCCATGTTCGGCACGGCGGGCCTGTCCTACGACTTCTACCAGGCCTTCGTGGGCATCGGCGGGCTGAAGGCCGACGTGGGCACGCTGAAGGAGCTGGCGCTCAACTCCATCAG GTACAGCTCGCTGCCGGCGACGCTCAAGGACGCGGCGCAGGCCGACTGGCAGCGGAAGTGGGACGCTTTCGTTTCGGCTCACTCTCGAGACCCGGCGGAACCTTTTGA
- the ada2b gene encoding translation initiation factor IF-2 isoform X8 — translation MWCETVQCDNKIREWRWSVHTQHTLSVIPGWLVNHMLFVRQNASIISFGPVVLTCSARTGRRRRRGRFLSQQRPPVAPKGMVASLAQAAVTLLWLAAATGMPDLSRRDLLMRQEASRRTGGGLALTPAERRLDGELRRMKEREMAAEPFPPAVHFFKARRLIRDSPVFKLLQAMPKGGALHVHSSSLVSAEWLVKNATYRPHCYVCYTWDNSARFVFSRRRPYPRWDCFYWQLVGDLRAKAGDAAAFDGRPGRRVPGPGRRLEQVRESLRRRRRAGQPRPRPEGLLPAGPARPPPRQRHVSGAAQRPVQDVRAGRNRPRQDLDAEDFPGRHREVCGRASGLPGRSPHRSRAQGVGRVRGEGGHQGGGRAAAGLPRRGGGIRPGGKGGRRTAALVLPGRPVAPGPDGRRPAVLLPRGRNGHGGDGGGSEPPGRPAVQQQPHRARLRPGAPPAGQGDVPGEAGGGGGAEAGLRPAQPPRGGADGGGPPAGDRLGRPVHVRHGGPVLRLLPGLRGHRRAEGRRGHAEGAGAQLHQVQLAAGDAQGRGAGRLAAEVGRFRFGSLSRPGGTF, via the exons ATGTGGTGTGAAACTGTACAATGCGATAATAAAATACGTGAATGGCGGTGGTcagtacacacacaacacacactgtCAGTCATTCCAGGCTGGTTAGTTAATCACATGCTATTTGTCAGACAAAATGCCTCAATTATCTCGTTTGGACCAGTTGTGCTGACTTGTTCGGCTCGGACCGGGCGCAGACGGCGACGTGGACGTTTCTT AAGTCAACAGCGCCCCCCAGTGGCACCTAAGGGCATGGTTGCCTCCCTCGCCCAGGCGGCGGTGACCCTCCTGTGGttggcggcggcgacggggatGCCCGACCTGAGCCGGCGGGACCTGCTGATGCGCCAGGAGGCGTCGCGGCGGACGGGCGGCGGCCTGGCGCTCACGCCGGCCGAGCGGCGCCTGGACGGCGAGCTCCGCCGGATGAAGGAGCGCGAGATGGCGGCCGAGCCCTTCCCGCCCGCCGTCCACTTCTTCAAGGCCAGGCGGCTGATCCGCGACAGTCCCGTCTTCAAGCTGCTGCAGGCCATGCCCAAAG GCGGCGCCCTGCACGTCCACAGCTCGTCGCTGGTGAGCGCCGAGTGGCTGGTGAAGAACGCCACGTACCGGCCGCACTGCTACGTCTGCTACACGTGGGACAACTCGGCCCGATTCGTCTTCTCCCGCCGCCGGCCGTACCCGCGCTGGGACTGCTTCTACTGGCAGCTCGTCGGCGACCTCCGGGCGAAGGCGGGCGACGCGGCCGCCTTCGACGGCAG ACCCGGACGGCGAGTACCCGGACCAGGACGCCGTTTGGAACAAGTTCGAGAGAGCCTtcgtcgccgccgccgggcTGGTCAACCACGCCCCCGTCCTGAGGGATTACTTCCTGCAGGGCCTGCACGACCTCCACCGAGACAACGTCATGTATCTGGAGCTGCGCAGCGGCCTGTCCAGG ACGTACGAGCTGGACGGAACCGTCCACGACAAGATCTGGACGCTGAGGACTTTCCGGGACGTCACCGGGAAGTTTGTGGCCGAGCATCCGGACTTCCTGGGCGCTCGCCTCATCGTAGCCGTGCACAG GGCGTCGGGCGTGTCCGAGGTGAAGGCGGCCATCAAGGAGGCGGCCGAGCTGCGGCGGGACTTCCCCGACGTGGTGGCGGGATTCGACCTG GTGGGAAGGGAGGACGACGGACGGCCGCTTTGGTACTTCCGGGACGCCCTGTCGCTCCCGGCCCGGATGGGCGTCGCCCTGCCGTACTTCTTCCACGCGGGAGAAACGG ACACGGAGGGGACGGAGGCGGATCAGAACCTCCTGGACGCCCTGCTGTTCAACAGCAGCCGCATCGGGCACGGCTACGCCCTGGCGCGCCACCCGCTGGCCAAGGAGATGTCCCGGGTGAGGCGGGTGGCGGTGGAG GTGCTGAAGCTGGTCTCCGACCTGCGCAACCACCCCGCGGCGGCGCTGATGGCGGAGGGCCACCCGCTGGTGATCGGCTCGGACGACCCGTCCATGTTCGGCACGGCGGGCCTGTCCTACGACTTCTACCAGGCCTTCGTGGGCATCGGCGGGCTGAAGGCCGACGTGGGCACGCTGAAGGAGCTGGCGCTCAACTCCATCAG GTACAGCTCGCTGCCGGCGACGCTCAAGGACGCGGCGCAGGCCGACTGGCAGCGGAAGTGGGACGCTTTCGTTTCGGCTCACTCTCGAGACCCGGCGGAACCTTTTGA
- the ada2b gene encoding translation initiation factor IF-2 isoform X7, translating into MWCETVQCDNKIREWRWSVHTQHTLSVIPGWLVNHMLFVRQNASIISFGPVVLTCSARTGRRRRRGRFLSQQRPPVAPKGMVASLAQAAVTLLWLAAATGMPDLSRRDLLMRQEASRRTGGGLALTPAERRLDGELRRMKEREMAAEPFPPAVHFFKARRLIRDSPVFKLLQAMPKGGALHVHSSSLVSAEWLVKNATYRPHCYVCYTWDNSARFVFSRRRPYPRWDCFYWQLVGDLRAKAGDAAAFDGRPGRRVPGPGRRLEQVRESLRRRRRAGQPRPRPEGLLPAGPARPPPRQRHVSGAAQRPVQDVRAGRNRPRQDLDAEDFPGRHREVCGRASGLPGRSPHRSRAQGVGRVRGEGGHQGGGRAAAGLPRRGGGIRPGGKGGRRTAALVLPGRPVAPGPDGRRPAVLLPRGRNGHGGDGGGSEPPGRPAVQQQPHRARLRPGAPPAGQGDVPGEAGGGGGVPHLEPGAEAGLRPAQPPRGGADGGGPPAGDRLGRPVHVRHGGPVLRLLPGLRGHRRAEGRRGHAEGAGAQLHQVQLAAGDAQGRGAGRLAAEVGRFRFGSLSRPGGTF; encoded by the exons ATGTGGTGTGAAACTGTACAATGCGATAATAAAATACGTGAATGGCGGTGGTcagtacacacacaacacacactgtCAGTCATTCCAGGCTGGTTAGTTAATCACATGCTATTTGTCAGACAAAATGCCTCAATTATCTCGTTTGGACCAGTTGTGCTGACTTGTTCGGCTCGGACCGGGCGCAGACGGCGACGTGGACGTTTCTT AAGTCAACAGCGCCCCCCAGTGGCACCTAAGGGCATGGTTGCCTCCCTCGCCCAGGCGGCGGTGACCCTCCTGTGGttggcggcggcgacggggatGCCCGACCTGAGCCGGCGGGACCTGCTGATGCGCCAGGAGGCGTCGCGGCGGACGGGCGGCGGCCTGGCGCTCACGCCGGCCGAGCGGCGCCTGGACGGCGAGCTCCGCCGGATGAAGGAGCGCGAGATGGCGGCCGAGCCCTTCCCGCCCGCCGTCCACTTCTTCAAGGCCAGGCGGCTGATCCGCGACAGTCCCGTCTTCAAGCTGCTGCAGGCCATGCCCAAAG GCGGCGCCCTGCACGTCCACAGCTCGTCGCTGGTGAGCGCCGAGTGGCTGGTGAAGAACGCCACGTACCGGCCGCACTGCTACGTCTGCTACACGTGGGACAACTCGGCCCGATTCGTCTTCTCCCGCCGCCGGCCGTACCCGCGCTGGGACTGCTTCTACTGGCAGCTCGTCGGCGACCTCCGGGCGAAGGCGGGCGACGCGGCCGCCTTCGACGGCAG ACCCGGACGGCGAGTACCCGGACCAGGACGCCGTTTGGAACAAGTTCGAGAGAGCCTtcgtcgccgccgccgggcTGGTCAACCACGCCCCCGTCCTGAGGGATTACTTCCTGCAGGGCCTGCACGACCTCCACCGAGACAACGTCATGTATCTGGAGCTGCGCAGCGGCCTGTCCAGG ACGTACGAGCTGGACGGAACCGTCCACGACAAGATCTGGACGCTGAGGACTTTCCGGGACGTCACCGGGAAGTTTGTGGCCGAGCATCCGGACTTCCTGGGCGCTCGCCTCATCGTAGCCGTGCACAG GGCGTCGGGCGTGTCCGAGGTGAAGGCGGCCATCAAGGAGGCGGCCGAGCTGCGGCGGGACTTCCCCGACGTGGTGGCGGGATTCGACCTG GTGGGAAGGGAGGACGACGGACGGCCGCTTTGGTACTTCCGGGACGCCCTGTCGCTCCCGGCCCGGATGGGCGTCGCCCTGCCGTACTTCTTCCACGCGGGAGAAACGG ACACGGAGGGGACGGAGGCGGATCAGAACCTCCTGGACGCCCTGCTGTTCAACAGCAGCCGCATCGGGCACGGCTACGCCCTGGCGCGCCACCCGCTGGCCAAGGAGATGTCCCGGGTGAGGCGGGTGGCGGTGGAGGTGTGCCCCATCTCGAACCAG GTGCTGAAGCTGGTCTCCGACCTGCGCAACCACCCCGCGGCGGCGCTGATGGCGGAGGGCCACCCGCTGGTGATCGGCTCGGACGACCCGTCCATGTTCGGCACGGCGGGCCTGTCCTACGACTTCTACCAGGCCTTCGTGGGCATCGGCGGGCTGAAGGCCGACGTGGGCACGCTGAAGGAGCTGGCGCTCAACTCCATCAG GTACAGCTCGCTGCCGGCGACGCTCAAGGACGCGGCGCAGGCCGACTGGCAGCGGAAGTGGGACGCTTTCGTTTCGGCTCACTCTCGAGACCCGGCGGAACCTTTTGA
- the ada2b gene encoding adenosine deaminase 2-A isoform X11, whose protein sequence is MWCETVQCDNKIREWRWSVHTQHTLSVIPGWLVNHMLFVRQNASIISFGPVVLTCSARTGRRRRRGRFLSQQRPPVAPKGMVASLAQAAVTLLWLAAATGMPDLSRRDLLMRQEASRRTGGGLALTPAERRLDGELRRMKEREMAAEPFPPAVHFFKARRLIRDSPVFKLLQAMPKGGALHVHSSSLVSAEWLVKNATYRPHCYVCYTWDNSARFVFSRRRPYPRWDCFYWQLVGDLRAKAGDAAAFDGSLMKHLTLVTEDPDGEYPDQDAVWNKFERAFVAAAGLVNHAPVLRDYFLQGLHDLHRDNVMYLELRSGLSRVGVGAGAPNIPRGEREPDPRPVLSCVSVQTYELDGTVHDKIWTLRTFRDVTGKFVAEHPDFLGARLIVAVHRASGVSEVKAAIKEAAELRRDFPDVVAGFDLVGREDDGRPLWYFRDALSLPARMGVALPYFFHAGETGRAWRSSFTFSLHSRKTATRLTARPHCCSVAHARQTRRGRRRIRTSWTPCCSTAAASGTATPWRATRWPRRCPGC, encoded by the exons ATGTGGTGTGAAACTGTACAATGCGATAATAAAATACGTGAATGGCGGTGGTcagtacacacacaacacacactgtCAGTCATTCCAGGCTGGTTAGTTAATCACATGCTATTTGTCAGACAAAATGCCTCAATTATCTCGTTTGGACCAGTTGTGCTGACTTGTTCGGCTCGGACCGGGCGCAGACGGCGACGTGGACGTTTCTT AAGTCAACAGCGCCCCCCAGTGGCACCTAAGGGCATGGTTGCCTCCCTCGCCCAGGCGGCGGTGACCCTCCTGTGGttggcggcggcgacggggatGCCCGACCTGAGCCGGCGGGACCTGCTGATGCGCCAGGAGGCGTCGCGGCGGACGGGCGGCGGCCTGGCGCTCACGCCGGCCGAGCGGCGCCTGGACGGCGAGCTCCGCCGGATGAAGGAGCGCGAGATGGCGGCCGAGCCCTTCCCGCCCGCCGTCCACTTCTTCAAGGCCAGGCGGCTGATCCGCGACAGTCCCGTCTTCAAGCTGCTGCAGGCCATGCCCAAAG GCGGCGCCCTGCACGTCCACAGCTCGTCGCTGGTGAGCGCCGAGTGGCTGGTGAAGAACGCCACGTACCGGCCGCACTGCTACGTCTGCTACACGTGGGACAACTCGGCCCGATTCGTCTTCTCCCGCCGCCGGCCGTACCCGCGCTGGGACTGCTTCTACTGGCAGCTCGTCGGCGACCTCCGGGCGAAGGCGGGCGACGCGGCCGCCTTCGACGGCAG CTTGATGAAGCATCTCACGCTGGTCACCGAAGACCCGGACGGCGAGTACCCGGACCAGGACGCCGTTTGGAACAAGTTCGAGAGAGCCTtcgtcgccgccgccgggcTGGTCAACCACGCCCCCGTCCTGAGGGATTACTTCCTGCAGGGCCTGCACGACCTCCACCGAGACAACGTCATGTATCTGGAGCTGCGCAGCGGCCTGTCCAGGGTCGGTGTCGGCGCCGGCGCCCCAAATATTCCGAGAGGTGAGCGCGAGCCGGACCCGCGTCCCGTTTTGTCGTGTGTGTCGGTCCAGACGTACGAGCTGGACGGAACCGTCCACGACAAGATCTGGACGCTGAGGACTTTCCGGGACGTCACCGGGAAGTTTGTGGCCGAGCATCCGGACTTCCTGGGCGCTCGCCTCATCGTAGCCGTGCACAG GGCGTCGGGCGTGTCCGAGGTGAAGGCGGCCATCAAGGAGGCGGCCGAGCTGCGGCGGGACTTCCCCGACGTGGTGGCGGGATTCGACCTG GTGGGAAGGGAGGACGACGGACGGCCGCTTTGGTACTTCCGGGACGCCCTGTCGCTCCCGGCCCGGATGGGCGTCGCCCTGCCGTACTTCTTCCACGCGGGAGAAACGGGTCGGGCCTGGCGGAGCTCTTTCACGTTCTCGCTTCACTCGCGTAAGACGGCAACTCGGCTAACGGCACGACCGCATTGTTGTTCCGTCGCTCACGCTCGGCAGACACGGAGGGGACGGAGGCGGATCAGAACCTCCTGGACGCCCTGCTGTTCAACAGCAGCCGCATCGGGCACGGCTACGCCCTGGCGCGCCACCCGCTGGCCAAGGAGATGTCCCGG GTGCTGA
- the ada2b gene encoding adenosine deaminase 2-A isoform X10 has product MWCETVQCDNKIREWRWSVHTQHTLSVIPGWLVNHMLFVRQNASIISFGPVVLTCSARTGRRRRRGRFLSQQRPPVAPKGMVASLAQAAVTLLWLAAATGMPDLSRRDLLMRQEASRRTGGGLALTPAERRLDGELRRMKEREMAAEPFPPAVHFFKARRLIRDSPVFKLLQAMPKGGALHVHSSSLVSAEWLVKNATYRPHCYVCYTWDNSARFVFSRRRPYPRWDCFYWQLVGDLRAKAGDAAAFDGSLMKHLTLVTEDPDGEYPDQDAVWNKFERAFVAAAGLVNHAPVLRDYFLQGLHDLHRDNVMYLELRSGLSRVGVGAGAPNIPRGEREPDPRPVLSCVSVQTYELDGTVHDKIWTLRTFRDVTGKFVAEHPDFLGARLIVAVHRASGVSEVKAAIKEAAELRRDFPDVVAGFDLVPVRVVRGQSDTPAAGSRRLVSQVGREDDGRPLWYFRDALSLPARMGVALPYFFHAGETGRAWRSSFTFSLHSRKTATRLTARPHCCSVAHARQTRRGRRRIRTSWTPCCSTAAASGTATPWRATRWPRRCPG; this is encoded by the exons ATGTGGTGTGAAACTGTACAATGCGATAATAAAATACGTGAATGGCGGTGGTcagtacacacacaacacacactgtCAGTCATTCCAGGCTGGTTAGTTAATCACATGCTATTTGTCAGACAAAATGCCTCAATTATCTCGTTTGGACCAGTTGTGCTGACTTGTTCGGCTCGGACCGGGCGCAGACGGCGACGTGGACGTTTCTT AAGTCAACAGCGCCCCCCAGTGGCACCTAAGGGCATGGTTGCCTCCCTCGCCCAGGCGGCGGTGACCCTCCTGTGGttggcggcggcgacggggatGCCCGACCTGAGCCGGCGGGACCTGCTGATGCGCCAGGAGGCGTCGCGGCGGACGGGCGGCGGCCTGGCGCTCACGCCGGCCGAGCGGCGCCTGGACGGCGAGCTCCGCCGGATGAAGGAGCGCGAGATGGCGGCCGAGCCCTTCCCGCCCGCCGTCCACTTCTTCAAGGCCAGGCGGCTGATCCGCGACAGTCCCGTCTTCAAGCTGCTGCAGGCCATGCCCAAAG GCGGCGCCCTGCACGTCCACAGCTCGTCGCTGGTGAGCGCCGAGTGGCTGGTGAAGAACGCCACGTACCGGCCGCACTGCTACGTCTGCTACACGTGGGACAACTCGGCCCGATTCGTCTTCTCCCGCCGCCGGCCGTACCCGCGCTGGGACTGCTTCTACTGGCAGCTCGTCGGCGACCTCCGGGCGAAGGCGGGCGACGCGGCCGCCTTCGACGGCAG CTTGATGAAGCATCTCACGCTGGTCACCGAAGACCCGGACGGCGAGTACCCGGACCAGGACGCCGTTTGGAACAAGTTCGAGAGAGCCTtcgtcgccgccgccgggcTGGTCAACCACGCCCCCGTCCTGAGGGATTACTTCCTGCAGGGCCTGCACGACCTCCACCGAGACAACGTCATGTATCTGGAGCTGCGCAGCGGCCTGTCCAGGGTCGGTGTCGGCGCCGGCGCCCCAAATATTCCGAGAGGTGAGCGCGAGCCGGACCCGCGTCCCGTTTTGTCGTGTGTGTCGGTCCAGACGTACGAGCTGGACGGAACCGTCCACGACAAGATCTGGACGCTGAGGACTTTCCGGGACGTCACCGGGAAGTTTGTGGCCGAGCATCCGGACTTCCTGGGCGCTCGCCTCATCGTAGCCGTGCACAG GGCGTCGGGCGTGTCCGAGGTGAAGGCGGCCATCAAGGAGGCGGCCGAGCTGCGGCGGGACTTCCCCGACGTGGTGGCGGGATTCGACCTGGTACCCGTTCGCGTCGTACGCGGTCAGAGCGACACGCCCGCAGCGGGTAGCCGACGTCTTGTCTCGCAGGTGGGAAGGGAGGACGACGGACGGCCGCTTTGGTACTTCCGGGACGCCCTGTCGCTCCCGGCCCGGATGGGCGTCGCCCTGCCGTACTTCTTCCACGCGGGAGAAACGGGTCGGGCCTGGCGGAGCTCTTTCACGTTCTCGCTTCACTCGCGTAAGACGGCAACTCGGCTAACGGCACGACCGCATTGTTGTTCCGTCGCTCACGCTCGGCAGACACGGAGGGGACGGAGGCGGATCAGAACCTCCTGGACGCCCTGCTGTTCAACAGCAGCCGCATCGGGCACGGCTACGCCCTGGCGCGCCACCCGCTGGCCAAGGAGATGTCCCGGGTGA